Proteins from a genomic interval of Sporolactobacillus sp. Y61:
- a CDS encoding exonuclease SbcCD subunit D has protein sequence MRLLHTADWHLGRTLEGRSRQDEQESVMDEICRIADEEQVDAVLMAGDVFDTVNPPAISESLFYETAERIAKGGKRPFLIIAGNHDSPDRLQASRPLAGRQGITIIGRPTPDPVRVPVERTGETLIAGCVPYPSESRLNECLSAMNEESAIQEAYNDRLNMLFSEHAGKFTPGSVNVLMTHVFTSGGKESESERPVQVGGAYTVYPSSFPEEAQYVALGHLHRPQTIERSPVPTRYAGSPLAYSFSEAGNKKSVTIIDVQPGKKAQVKEIPLVSGRPLVRWRGENGLDEVHRWLDEGRDGDAWIDLEIQLDHALNMHEIQELRKADPYIVGIRPIYQAGGPDLQDQARTHLPIDQLFIRFYKEQTRGAEPEPELVRLFLQLLQDNEAEEEAAAGRDRHETD, from the coding sequence ATGAGGTTGCTGCACACGGCGGACTGGCACCTTGGCAGAACGCTGGAAGGGCGTTCCAGGCAGGATGAACAGGAGTCGGTCATGGACGAGATTTGCCGAATTGCAGATGAAGAACAGGTGGATGCTGTACTGATGGCAGGGGATGTGTTTGATACGGTCAATCCGCCTGCCATCTCTGAATCTCTTTTTTATGAAACAGCAGAAAGAATCGCAAAAGGGGGTAAACGCCCTTTTTTAATTATTGCCGGAAATCATGACAGTCCCGACCGCCTGCAGGCTTCAAGGCCACTGGCCGGACGGCAGGGCATTACCATTATCGGACGTCCGACGCCAGATCCGGTCCGCGTTCCTGTTGAACGAACAGGGGAAACACTGATTGCAGGATGCGTCCCCTATCCCTCTGAATCACGGCTCAATGAATGTCTGAGTGCAATGAATGAAGAAAGCGCCATTCAGGAGGCGTATAATGACCGCCTGAACATGCTTTTTTCCGAACATGCCGGAAAATTTACACCGGGATCAGTTAATGTGCTGATGACCCATGTATTCACATCCGGCGGAAAAGAGTCGGAATCAGAGCGACCGGTTCAGGTCGGAGGGGCCTATACGGTGTATCCATCATCATTTCCCGAAGAAGCGCAGTATGTGGCTCTTGGTCATCTGCATCGTCCTCAGACGATTGAGCGGTCCCCGGTTCCGACCCGTTATGCCGGTTCCCCCCTTGCCTACAGTTTTTCTGAAGCAGGAAACAAAAAATCGGTGACGATCATCGATGTGCAGCCGGGAAAAAAGGCACAGGTTAAAGAAATACCCCTGGTTTCGGGGAGACCGCTTGTCCGCTGGAGAGGAGAAAACGGCCTTGACGAAGTGCACAGATGGCTTGATGAAGGGCGCGACGGTGACGCGTGGATCGACCTGGAGATTCAGCTTGATCACGCGCTTAATATGCACGAGATTCAGGAATTGCGCAAAGCAGACCCTTACATAGTCGGTATCCGGCCCATTTACCAGGCGGGAGGGCCGGATCTGCAGGATCAGGCCCGTACGCATCTCCCGATTGATCAGCTCTTTATCCGTTTTTATAAAGAGCAGACCCGTGGAGCCGAACCCGAACCGGAACTTGTGCGCCTTTTTCTGCAGCTTCTTCAGGACAATGAAGCAGAAGAGGAAGCTGCGGCAGGGAGGGACAGACATGAAACCGATTGA
- the addA gene encoding helicase-exonuclease AddAB subunit AddA, which translates to MTPKPEGTRWTDEQWRAITEKGHDILVAAAAGSGKTAVLVERIIRRITDPGHPVNIDELLVVTFTRAAASEMRERIGQALEKELSAHPENLFLRRQQALLSKAPIMTLHAFCMSIIKKYYYFLDLDPGFRLLDETEAELLKEEVLEQVLEENYASGDPEFFRLVDRYSGDRSDDALLNLVFRLYHFARSNPWPDDWLNQMVRAYHPDEEASIDDFSWIKDLKESLFRRIKGSVAALSEACEICGEPGGPAVYEETLSHDLNGLERVLHTQGKSWEEIRSEVLALSFGKMKASRGHDVAATLKDQVKKIRDHVKKEVSDLKDQWFSRSSEEALRDLKDMAPSVEQLGKLVKQFAAAFKKEKRRKGVLDFSDLEHEALTVLRKEGSAPGHEAPSVVATQYRSHFEEVLIDEYQDTNRVQESIIRLITRDGKHGGNLFMVGDVKQSIYGFRLAEPALFIEKYKNFAGSDTDGEKIDLSSNFRSRPEIINGTNFIFRQTMDEAVGDIAYDQAAELKYGADYPEAGRAVDLELIERDAEGERAADNGVEEYENEELEAAAIADRILAMTGNGTGPAFRVCDKKTGQMRPVRFRDIAILMRSASQTATAMKEVLDARGIPAYAELSTGYFDANEVSVMLSVLQVIDNPFQDIPLASVLRSPIVGLDGDALAQIRITDRSGNFFSALKKYVAEAKGSLRDQLNAFLEQLSEWKNMSVSHSVSELIWQIYRDTGFYDYAGGLTGGTQRQANLKAFYDRARQYEKTSFRGLFRFLRFIERLRKNGGDLGEARALSEQEDVVRIMTIHKSKGLEFPVVFVAGINKKFNRRDTLAPALLHKSLGFGTRWIDPDQRISVPTLPYLAIKEQMKKEANAEEMRILYVALTRAREKLILTGAVRNLEKTVQHWAGAIKTRDWLLPEYYRSTASAFLDWLGPCILRHRSAVPLHDLAQVRPDRDSVSHDPSVWHVQLIPSSAVVREQEKPERDQTRMEKVRHFRPVPSASGREDEVSRRLEWVYPWQQAATSMAKQTVTEIKSQQDYFSAGQDNRLLSGRFSVTAGDRPRFLQSGGLSASERGTALHLLMQHLNLAGPLDIRQLRVQGEQLVEKEILTPEQENSLDYQAVSAFFRTSAGRKMQQAEKVSRECPFSLVLPAGEVYPTWRGDPADEAVLIQGVIDCIIETAEGLILLDYKTDRLTGRFPDESEAMKELKRRYHVQLDLYRLAIEKIWHRPVSRIGLYAFDIGKFVDLTGERRIFK; encoded by the coding sequence ATGACCCCAAAGCCTGAGGGAACAAGATGGACCGATGAGCAATGGCGCGCGATAACGGAAAAAGGACATGATATTCTGGTTGCCGCGGCAGCCGGATCCGGAAAGACGGCGGTCCTGGTTGAACGCATTATTCGCAGGATCACGGATCCCGGGCATCCGGTCAATATTGATGAACTGCTGGTCGTCACGTTCACAAGGGCTGCAGCTTCGGAGATGAGAGAACGCATCGGACAGGCACTGGAGAAAGAACTTTCGGCGCATCCGGAAAATCTGTTTCTCCGCAGGCAGCAGGCGCTGCTCAGTAAAGCACCCATTATGACCCTTCACGCCTTCTGCATGTCCATTATTAAAAAATATTACTATTTTCTTGACCTTGATCCCGGATTTCGTCTTCTTGACGAAACGGAAGCGGAACTGCTCAAAGAGGAAGTTCTGGAACAGGTACTTGAAGAAAACTATGCCTCCGGAGATCCTGAGTTTTTCAGACTTGTCGACCGTTATTCCGGTGACAGGAGTGACGATGCACTGCTTAATCTGGTCTTTCGCCTGTATCATTTTGCCCGAAGTAATCCCTGGCCGGATGACTGGCTGAATCAGATGGTGCGCGCTTACCATCCGGATGAAGAGGCTTCGATTGATGATTTCTCATGGATTAAGGATTTGAAAGAATCCCTGTTTCGAAGAATAAAAGGATCTGTAGCGGCACTTTCTGAAGCGTGTGAGATTTGCGGGGAACCGGGCGGACCGGCTGTCTATGAAGAGACTCTGTCTCATGACCTGAACGGGCTTGAGCGCGTGCTGCATACTCAGGGAAAGAGCTGGGAAGAGATTCGGTCGGAAGTACTCGCTCTGTCTTTTGGGAAAATGAAAGCCTCGAGAGGACATGACGTTGCTGCAACGCTTAAAGATCAGGTGAAAAAAATACGGGATCATGTGAAAAAAGAGGTCAGTGATCTGAAAGACCAGTGGTTTTCACGTTCATCTGAAGAGGCTCTACGGGATTTGAAAGATATGGCTCCCTCCGTTGAACAGTTAGGCAAACTCGTGAAGCAGTTCGCGGCAGCATTTAAAAAGGAAAAAAGGCGGAAGGGTGTCCTTGATTTTTCCGATCTCGAACACGAAGCCCTGACGGTATTAAGAAAAGAAGGTTCAGCGCCGGGTCATGAAGCTCCTTCTGTAGTCGCCACGCAATACCGGTCTCACTTTGAAGAAGTACTGATTGATGAATACCAGGATACGAACCGGGTGCAGGAGTCGATTATCCGGCTGATCACAAGAGACGGGAAGCACGGCGGTAATTTGTTTATGGTGGGTGACGTGAAACAGAGCATTTACGGATTCCGTCTGGCGGAACCGGCTCTCTTCATTGAAAAATACAAAAACTTTGCCGGCAGTGATACAGATGGTGAAAAAATCGATCTATCCAGTAATTTCCGAAGTCGACCTGAGATCATCAACGGCACCAATTTTATTTTCAGACAGACGATGGATGAAGCAGTCGGAGACATTGCCTATGATCAGGCGGCCGAATTGAAGTACGGCGCAGATTATCCGGAAGCAGGCAGAGCGGTCGACCTGGAATTGATTGAAAGAGATGCTGAAGGAGAGCGTGCGGCAGATAACGGGGTCGAAGAATACGAAAATGAAGAACTGGAAGCGGCAGCTATTGCCGACCGGATTCTGGCTATGACAGGAAATGGAACGGGCCCTGCTTTTCGGGTCTGCGACAAAAAGACAGGTCAGATGCGTCCTGTTCGTTTCCGGGATATCGCCATCCTGATGCGGTCGGCAAGTCAAACGGCGACGGCAATGAAAGAGGTGCTTGACGCACGGGGAATTCCGGCTTATGCCGAATTGTCAACCGGCTATTTTGACGCGAATGAGGTCTCCGTGATGCTTTCCGTTCTTCAGGTCATTGATAACCCGTTTCAGGATATTCCGCTTGCTTCAGTTCTGCGGTCACCAATAGTCGGGCTGGATGGTGATGCGCTGGCACAGATCCGTATCACCGATCGGAGCGGAAACTTCTTTTCAGCGCTGAAAAAGTATGTTGCAGAAGCAAAGGGCAGTCTGAGAGATCAACTGAACGCCTTTCTGGAACAGCTGTCGGAATGGAAAAATATGTCCGTCAGTCATTCTGTTTCTGAATTAATCTGGCAGATCTACCGGGATACCGGTTTTTACGATTATGCAGGAGGATTGACCGGCGGGACGCAGAGACAGGCTAATCTTAAAGCGTTCTATGACCGGGCAAGGCAATATGAAAAGACGTCGTTTCGCGGCCTGTTCCGTTTTCTGAGATTTATCGAGCGCCTGAGAAAGAACGGCGGGGATCTCGGTGAAGCTCGTGCGCTCAGTGAACAGGAAGATGTCGTGAGGATCATGACGATTCACAAAAGTAAAGGGCTCGAGTTTCCGGTGGTTTTTGTTGCCGGCATAAATAAAAAGTTTAACAGGAGAGATACACTGGCACCTGCGCTTTTGCACAAATCGCTTGGATTCGGTACACGCTGGATTGATCCGGATCAGCGGATTAGTGTACCCACGCTGCCCTATCTGGCCATTAAAGAACAAATGAAAAAAGAGGCCAATGCTGAAGAAATGAGAATCCTCTACGTCGCCCTGACACGGGCCCGGGAGAAACTGATCCTGACGGGTGCGGTTCGCAATCTGGAGAAAACGGTGCAACACTGGGCCGGAGCGATAAAAACCCGGGACTGGCTGCTTCCGGAATACTATCGCAGCACTGCGTCCGCTTTTCTGGACTGGCTGGGTCCATGCATCCTGCGGCACCGCTCGGCGGTCCCCTTGCATGACCTGGCTCAAGTCAGACCGGACCGGGATTCTGTTTCACACGATCCTTCTGTATGGCATGTGCAGCTGATCCCTTCTTCAGCGGTGGTCAGGGAACAGGAGAAACCGGAAAGAGATCAGACCCGAATGGAAAAGGTCAGGCACTTCCGACCGGTCCCTTCAGCATCAGGACGGGAAGATGAAGTCAGCCGCCGGCTTGAGTGGGTGTATCCCTGGCAACAGGCGGCGACTTCTATGGCCAAACAGACGGTCACTGAAATCAAATCGCAGCAGGATTACTTCAGCGCGGGACAGGATAATCGATTGCTGTCCGGACGTTTTTCAGTAACAGCAGGAGATCGCCCTCGTTTTCTTCAGAGCGGCGGACTGTCGGCTTCTGAACGAGGTACGGCGCTTCACCTTCTGATGCAGCATCTGAATCTGGCCGGCCCACTGGATATCAGACAGCTACGCGTTCAGGGGGAGCAGCTGGTTGAAAAAGAGATATTGACCCCTGAACAGGAGAACAGTCTGGATTATCAGGCAGTCAGTGCTTTCTTCCGGACATCTGCCGGAAGAAAAATGCAGCAGGCGGAAAAAGTCTCGCGAGAATGTCCGTTCAGTCTGGTCCTTCCGGCCGGAGAGGTTTATCCGACATGGCGCGGTGATCCTGCCGATGAAGCTGTCCTGATCCAGGGAGTGATTGACTGTATTATCGAAACGGCGGAAGGTCTGATCCTGCTCGATTATAAAACGGACCGTTTAACCGGCCGTTTCCCGGACGAGAGCGAGGCCATGAAAGAATTAAAGCGCCGGTATCACGTGCAGCTCGATCTGTACCGGCTCGCCATTGAGAAAATCTGGCATCGTCCCGTTTCCAGAATCGGTTTATATGCTTTTGATATTGGAAAATTCGTGGATCTGACCGGTGAGAGGAGGATTTTTAAATGA